A DNA window from Holosporales bacterium contains the following coding sequences:
- a CDS encoding phage portal protein, producing MNKFTKSLLKLKAGFRKSNSTSVLAFSDGMPPVWTPRAYKNLANEGYKKNVIVYRAINLISRGMAVVPLKLFSFGTALASSEHIVANLLDHPNSDQTRSEFMETLACHLLMSGNAYIYLHYEDEELPITMHLLRPDRVKVKADKMGKVTGYDYGQNRQIPAYSTKFKRKQVLHLKFFNPLDDFYGLSPIEAAAIAIDQYNAVSSHNLSLLQNGGRPSGCLILKNKEFMTEQQKQALRASIKKSYEGALNAGKTMVLEGDFELKEMGLSPKDLDFVTGKTFSAREISQAFGVPPMLVGVPGDATFSNYREARYHLWEDTILPLLDYVLSQLSEALIDTDDRSNLVISYNEDEVYALSLKRDSVWKRISEAEFLTINEKRQALGFGPIDGGDSLGKMPD from the coding sequence ATGAACAAATTTACAAAAAGCTTATTGAAGCTAAAGGCAGGATTCAGAAAGTCAAATAGTACAAGCGTTTTGGCTTTTAGCGACGGCATGCCGCCAGTATGGACGCCGCGGGCCTATAAAAATTTAGCCAATGAGGGTTATAAAAAGAACGTGATAGTCTACAGAGCCATCAACCTAATATCCCGCGGTATGGCCGTCGTGCCTTTGAAGCTGTTCAGCTTTGGAACTGCACTGGCAAGCAGTGAACATATTGTGGCTAACCTTTTGGATCATCCCAACAGCGATCAAACCAGGTCAGAGTTCATGGAAACCTTGGCTTGCCACCTGTTGATGTCTGGTAATGCATATATTTATTTGCACTATGAAGACGAGGAATTACCGATAACCATGCATTTGCTTAGGCCTGACAGAGTGAAGGTTAAAGCAGATAAAATGGGCAAGGTGACCGGATATGATTATGGTCAAAATAGACAAATTCCTGCCTATTCAACCAAATTTAAGAGAAAGCAAGTTTTGCACCTTAAATTCTTTAACCCGCTGGATGATTTCTATGGATTGAGTCCCATTGAGGCCGCTGCAATAGCGATAGATCAATATAATGCCGTGTCGTCACATAATTTATCGCTGCTTCAAAATGGGGGGCGGCCATCTGGCTGCCTCATTCTGAAAAACAAAGAGTTTATGACAGAGCAGCAAAAGCAGGCTTTAAGAGCCAGTATAAAGAAGTCGTATGAAGGGGCGCTGAATGCTGGAAAGACAATGGTCCTTGAGGGAGATTTTGAGTTGAAAGAAATGGGCTTGTCGCCTAAAGATCTGGATTTTGTGACCGGGAAAACTTTTTCTGCGCGAGAAATATCGCAAGCCTTTGGGGTTCCGCCTATGTTGGTTGGCGTGCCTGGGGACGCGACTTTCTCAAACTATCGCGAGGCGAGATACCACCTTTGGGAAGATACAATCCTGCCGCTGTTGGATTACGTCCTGAGTCAGCTGAGCGAGGCCCTGATAGATACAGACGATCGCAGCAATCTGGTTATCAGTTACAACGAGGACGAGGTTTACGCCCTTTCGCTAAAGCGAGACAGCGTATGGAAGCGCATTTCGGAAGCAGAATTCTTAACCATTAACGAAAAGCGGCAAGCTTTGGGATTTGGCCCCATCGATGGCGGCGACAGTTTAGGAAAAATGCCAGATTAG
- a CDS encoding HK97 family phage prohead protease, which translates to MKTYLSPSTNKFTCAQGQFAVKSLSASGEFQGYASVFDVVDQQGDIVEKGAFKNCLEKAKVLGSYPKLLWQHDQKKPIGRILELREDGHGLFIRAQLLLEVKQAKEAYALLKSKAIEGMSIGYRVIRSIRDSKVSSVRRLLKLDLLEVSLVTFAANPRACITDVKSAEISEAEAWLAADIHRLAAIIRGLTFNSDKEERHEIEC; encoded by the coding sequence ATGAAAACATATTTATCACCTAGTACCAACAAGTTTACCTGTGCTCAGGGGCAATTTGCCGTCAAAAGCCTGTCTGCGTCCGGTGAATTTCAAGGATATGCAAGTGTGTTCGATGTAGTAGATCAGCAAGGCGACATAGTTGAAAAGGGTGCCTTCAAAAACTGCCTTGAAAAAGCCAAGGTTCTTGGAAGCTATCCGAAGCTTCTTTGGCAGCATGACCAAAAGAAGCCAATCGGGCGCATTTTAGAGCTTAGGGAAGACGGGCATGGGCTGTTCATTCGCGCTCAGCTTCTGTTGGAGGTAAAGCAGGCAAAGGAAGCTTACGCCTTGCTAAAAAGCAAAGCCATAGAGGGCATGTCCATAGGGTACAGAGTGATCAGGTCGATTAGAGATTCAAAGGTAAGCTCGGTAAGGCGCTTGCTTAAGCTGGATCTTTTGGAAGTGTCGCTTGTAACTTTTGCAGCCAATCCCAGGGCATGCATAACAGATGTGAAGTCCGCTGAGATCAGCGAGGCTGAAGCATGGTTGGCCGCCGATATACATCGCTTAGCGGCCATCATAAGGGGACTGACGTTTAATTCTGATAAGGAGGAAAGACATGAAATCGAATGTTAG
- a CDS encoding phage major capsid protein, with product MKSNVSEALDGLYSAFHEFKSSNSDRLNELEEKIAVKDQAGGQMTDKTKKLDAVINKAEAKLREISMKQSDREEIVMKQQTDNNQEHKQAIANYLRKGDDVCIREVCTKAALSSATDNIGGFIMPAEIVHRMNKALLTTSSMRSIARVTTISTSALEVLIEKQLPNTGWANETDARDQTDAAELEKISIDVHAIYARPKASQQLLDDSKIDIEEWLMTTIAEKIAVIENQAFVNGDGNNKPKGFLTYDGVDKESWEWGKIEVVKSGANGTFGDDPAGLIIDVLGSLKSQYLQGAVWVMPRSTLSEVRKIRDRDSGRYLWTPNLEQASPSTLLGYPVVIMDDMPALAGGTASKSMAFGNFKSGYQIVDRQELQIIRDPFSAKPFVEFYVTKRVGGAVVDFDAIKVVNFSE from the coding sequence ATGAAATCGAATGTTAGCGAGGCGCTGGACGGTCTGTATAGCGCGTTTCATGAGTTTAAAAGCTCAAACAGTGACAGACTTAATGAACTAGAGGAAAAGATAGCCGTCAAAGATCAAGCGGGCGGCCAAATGACAGATAAGACTAAAAAGCTTGACGCTGTCATCAACAAGGCAGAGGCCAAATTACGCGAAATAAGCATGAAACAAAGCGATAGGGAGGAGATCGTCATGAAGCAACAAACCGACAACAACCAAGAACACAAGCAAGCAATAGCAAATTACCTTCGTAAAGGCGACGATGTATGTATAAGGGAAGTCTGCACGAAAGCGGCGCTAAGCTCTGCTACGGACAATATAGGCGGCTTTATTATGCCTGCTGAAATCGTTCATCGAATGAACAAGGCTTTGCTGACAACCTCATCAATGCGGTCAATCGCACGGGTAACAACGATATCGACCAGCGCGCTGGAAGTGCTTATTGAGAAACAGCTGCCAAATACCGGATGGGCAAATGAAACCGACGCCAGGGATCAAACGGATGCCGCTGAACTAGAAAAGATAAGCATAGACGTTCACGCAATTTACGCCAGACCTAAGGCCAGTCAGCAGCTTTTGGACGACAGTAAGATAGACATAGAAGAATGGCTTATGACAACCATTGCCGAAAAAATTGCTGTCATTGAAAACCAGGCATTTGTCAATGGAGACGGTAACAATAAGCCCAAAGGCTTTTTGACTTATGATGGTGTGGATAAAGAATCGTGGGAATGGGGCAAGATTGAGGTCGTTAAGTCAGGCGCCAACGGAACCTTCGGCGATGATCCAGCAGGGCTTATAATTGACGTGCTGGGATCGCTTAAGTCACAGTACTTACAAGGGGCCGTATGGGTTATGCCAAGATCCACGCTGTCCGAGGTTCGCAAAATCAGGGACAGAGATTCTGGCCGCTATCTTTGGACGCCAAATCTAGAGCAAGCTTCGCCTTCCACCCTACTTGGCTATCCGGTTGTGATTATGGACGATATGCCTGCGCTTGCCGGCGGAACCGCAAGTAAATCCATGGCGTTTGGCAACTTTAAATCTGGGTACCAGATTGTCGACAGGCAAGAATTGCAGATCATTCGTGACCCATTCTCAGCCAAACCTTTTGTCGAGTTCTATGTGACAAAGCGCGTAGGCGGCGCAGTTGTTGACTTTGATGCAATCAAGGTCGTGAATTTTTCAGAGTAG
- a CDS encoding head-tail connector protein, with the protein MSLKLLQKPELEPIRLDDIKSFLHLEHDLDDNLLNVLITTARELVEKFLGRSLITQKWQYQNRMDICAEPARPLNVAEVYPFGMNVNIALPNAPIIEVTNLMCNRVRVEEPDFKLTTVDGREVLSLQAKKCTGQSLDISAEYTAGYGDQAEDVPSTIRLAIMLVVGRIYKDRDLMSNGQENLLDGVKHLLCAYRINQDI; encoded by the coding sequence GTGTCATTAAAATTGCTGCAAAAGCCAGAGTTAGAACCAATCAGATTGGATGACATAAAAAGCTTCCTGCATCTTGAACATGACCTGGATGACAACTTGCTGAATGTGCTGATAACAACGGCAAGAGAGCTGGTAGAGAAGTTCCTCGGCAGATCTTTGATAACTCAAAAATGGCAATACCAAAATCGGATGGATATTTGCGCTGAGCCAGCCCGGCCTTTGAACGTAGCGGAGGTTTATCCTTTTGGTATGAATGTGAATATAGCGCTTCCTAACGCCCCGATTATCGAGGTTACCAACCTGATGTGTAATAGGGTAAGGGTCGAGGAGCCTGATTTTAAACTGACAACAGTTGACGGCAGGGAAGTTCTATCGCTACAGGCCAAAAAATGTACAGGCCAGTCTTTGGATATCTCGGCAGAATATACTGCCGGTTACGGTGATCAGGCCGAGGATGTGCCGTCAACCATTCGACTGGCGATTATGCTGGTTGTCGGCCGTATATACAAAGATCGCGACTTAATGTCAAATGGGCAAGAAAATTTATTAGACGGCGTTAAACACTTGCTTTGCGCCTATCGGATCAATCAGGACATCTAG
- a CDS encoding DMT family transporter, translating into MQSWFNRSGYLQGIFFSLLVFLVSSTNDTVMKFVGQRLSELEVAFFRFFFGFITLLPFIIKRGRSIFVTKYLGLNILRSVLGFLSVLLCVYSVIKMPLAEVTTVFWTLPLFVLVLSAIFLKERVSASRWVATLIGFSGLYFLMNPDGVSLRLVVLIPVASAILFAIQDILIKKMVDDEDRFTMLFYFSLGTTALSLIPALCDWTCPTGNELAWLFVLGAGGNLIQYFIFKAYAAAELSALAPFRYCEFIVSAAFGFIFFGDVPGMNLYIAAAIIAPSTLYLVYNESSKKHKLSEAA; encoded by the coding sequence ATGCAAAGTTGGTTTAATCGCTCAGGCTATCTGCAAGGTATCTTTTTCTCGCTTCTGGTCTTTTTGGTCAGCTCAACCAACGATACTGTTATGAAATTCGTTGGACAGCGGCTTTCCGAGTTGGAAGTTGCTTTTTTCAGGTTCTTTTTCGGATTCATTACTTTGCTTCCTTTTATTATCAAGCGCGGCCGGTCAATTTTTGTTACCAAGTACTTGGGGCTGAACATATTGCGCTCTGTGCTGGGCTTTTTGTCGGTTTTGCTGTGCGTCTATTCGGTTATTAAAATGCCGCTGGCCGAAGTAACCACGGTATTCTGGACACTACCTCTGTTCGTACTCGTCCTATCGGCCATATTTTTGAAAGAACGCGTTTCCGCCAGCAGGTGGGTCGCTACGTTAATAGGTTTCAGCGGCCTGTATTTCCTTATGAACCCGGATGGGGTGTCGTTGCGACTAGTCGTACTGATTCCTGTTGCTTCTGCTATTTTGTTTGCCATTCAAGATATCCTCATAAAGAAAATGGTCGATGATGAAGACCGCTTCACGATGCTTTTTTACTTCTCCCTGGGCACAACTGCCTTAAGCCTGATACCAGCGCTGTGCGATTGGACTTGCCCTACCGGTAACGAGCTAGCTTGGCTGTTTGTCCTCGGTGCCGGAGGAAACTTAATCCAATATTTCATATTTAAAGCCTATGCCGCCGCCGAGTTATCGGCCTTAGCGCCCTTCAGATACTGCGAATTTATCGTATCTGCAGCTTTCGGATTTATATTTTTTGGTGACGTACCCGGTATGAATCTGTACATCGCGGCCGCAATCATTGCGCCAAGTACACTGTATCTTGTGTACAACGAAAGCAGCAAAAAGCATAAACTGTCCGAAGCGGCATAA